GCCCTCGCCCGTATACGATATCAGGGTCGAGAAGAGGTCCAATATCGTGTCCTCGTCCACATCCATGGACGCATATCCCTCATGCACCTTGTTCAGGGCATCCCTGTAGCCGAGTATCTCATATTCGCTATGCCCCTTGGGCTTTACCTTCCCGGTGAGCAGCCCCATCAGGCGGGAGTCCTCGGTCGAAATCCCTTCGATATCGTTAGATTCCCTAGTGGACATGATCTTAGACAGCTCCCTCATATCCCTGGCGGTATCTGGATTATCGGCCGAGAAGGATGCGGACTTCGACCTCATTCCTTCTATACGGGCCAAACGGGATGCAAAGGCCGTTGATACGGACATATCCTTCAGGAAAGAATAATCGAAGGTGTGCATATCGATTATATGCATAATTTAGTATTAATTTTTATGCAATAAATTGATAACTGCTTAAATACCACTTTTCTGGAACAACATTTACTGCATAAAATCATAGAAAAAATTATGCAATAAAACTCAACACATACATAGATTTAACAATGTTAAATCACTCTCAAGAACGAAATAAAAATACCCTAATAGACGGGTAGGAAACCCATTATTCCTCCACATCCCCCATTTTTAACCGGGCATTGTGTTTTATATAAGTTATATTATCGCACAATACATGGCAGCTGACAAAATATGCTCTTCATGCGGTAAGAGACTCATCGGCCACGGCAACACTTTCTTCAAGTGCCCCAAGTGCGGGGACTACGAGATCGGAAGGTGCGACCAGTGCCGCGACCAGTCCGTCCCTTACGAGTGCAAAAAATGCGGATTCATCGGACCATGAGGTGTTGGAATGGGACAGATCGTTGCAGGATATGACCTCATGCCCGAGGGAACAGAAGTGGACCTCAATGCTATCATCGAGAAGCTCCCCACGCTCATTCCCGCAGGAATCAAGATCACCGAGACCAGCATCAACCCTGTTGCGTTCGGTCTCATGAAGATCACCGCCGGTTTCGTCATCGACGACACCGACTCCGAGATCGGAACCAAG
This region of Thermoplasmata archaeon genomic DNA includes:
- a CDS encoding DUF1610 domain-containing protein codes for the protein MAADKICSSCGKRLIGHGNTFFKCPKCGDYEIGRCDQCRDQSVPYECKKCGFIGP
- a CDS encoding translation elongation factor EF-1beta, with the translated sequence MGQIVAGYDLMPEGTEVDLNAIIEKLPTLIPAGIKITETSINPVAFGLMKITAGFVIDDTDSEIGTKLEDALRAIPGIAEIECVASTVL